A window of Micromonospora sp. WMMC415 genomic DNA:
ACTGCGCGACGCCATCTCCGACGCGCTGGAATCGAAGGGGGTCCTGCCGTGAGTTGCCCTGTGTCAAGCCATCGCCGGTTGATCTTGGCTGAGCAAGTGTTGGAGGGCTCGGTGCCGGTCGGGGTTGTAGGGGGTGTTGGTGGTCCAGCACTTCCAGATGATGTCGAGCCAGGCGCGGGCGAGGATGCGGACGGCGTGGGGGTGGTCGTGGCCGCGGGCGCGGGCTCGTTGGTAGAGGTTGGCTGCCCAGGGGTTGGCGTGGCGGCTGTCGCCAGCGAAGTCGCAGACGGCGTCGCGGAGTTGTTTGTCCACGGCCCAGCGGAAGGCGACGATGCGGACCTTGCCGGATTCGCGGGTCGACGGGGCGACGCCGGCGAGGCAGGCCAGGGATGCTGGGGTGGGGAATCGGCCGCGGGCGTCGCCGATTTCGGCGAGCAGCCGGGCGGCGCGGACGGTGCCGGAGCGGGGCAGGCTGGTGAAGATGTCCCGGTCGGGGTGCCGGTCGAGGGTGTCGGTGATCTGCTGGTTGAGGGTGTCGATCTGGGCCACGATCGCGGCCAGGGTGGCGAGGTAGGCGCGGGTGATACCGGCCAGGGTCTGTCCGTAGTCGCCGGTGGCGCCGCGAGGCGCGGCGGTGATGCGGGCGTGCAGCACGGCTGGGTCGGTGCGGCCGCTGTAGCTCACGCTCTTGAGCCAGC
This region includes:
- a CDS encoding IS110 family transposase, which gives rise to MSVTDSAASARGNSAGVDWAKDDYAVCVIDADGEPLERLTLTYTKTGLRRLIDLLDRHRVDAVGIERPDGPIVDALLAADTTVYVIPPSQVKALRRRYGSAGNKDDRFDAYVLADTVRTDRRRLTPLVLDSPPTTALRKLCRARKDLIAHRIAVANQLRAHLATALPGTVELFNDIDSPISRQFLTRFTTQDALDRLSPTRLAGWLKSVSYSGRTDPAVLHARITAAPRGATGDYGQTLAGITRAYLATLAAIVAQIDTLNQQITDTLDRHPDRDIFTSLPRSGTVRAARLLAEIGDARGRFPTPASLACLAGVAPSTRESGKVRIVAFRWAVDKQLRDAVCDFAGDSRHANPWAANLYQRARARGHDHPHAVRILARAWLDIIWKCWTTNTPYNPDRHRALQHLLSQDQPAMA